The following are encoded in a window of Paenibacillus polymyxa genomic DNA:
- a CDS encoding DUF441 domain-containing protein, whose translation MDYSSLILLVLAGLGIVSGNSTVTIAMVVLLLLRVTSFHTAFPWLEKYGLTIGIIILTIGVMTPLASGKISINQVMESFLHWKSLLAIGIGILVAYLGGRGVTLMSGQPIIVTGLLIGTVIGVAFFKGVPVGPLIAAGLLSLLIGRS comes from the coding sequence ATGGATTACAGCTCACTTATCTTACTGGTATTGGCTGGTCTAGGGATTGTTAGTGGCAACTCTACCGTGACTATTGCCATGGTTGTATTACTGCTACTGCGGGTAACCAGCTTTCACACTGCTTTCCCCTGGCTTGAAAAGTATGGCCTGACGATCGGAATTATTATTTTGACGATCGGGGTCATGACCCCGCTAGCCAGCGGTAAAATCAGTATCAATCAGGTGATGGAGTCTTTCCTGCACTGGAAATCACTGCTCGCGATTGGTATCGGAATTCTGGTAGCCTATCTTGGCGGCCGCGGAGTAACTTTAATGTCTGGACAGCCCATTATTGTGACAGGTCTACTGATCGGGACCGTCATTGGCGTTGCCTTCTTTAAAGGAGTTCCTGTTGGACCTCTAATTGCTGCCGGATTGCTTTCCTTGTTAATTGGCCGCAGCTAA
- a CDS encoding ABC transporter ATP-binding protein, translating to MFSVLKNLSWFFKRERSRYSIGLFLLIAVGVLELAPPRLLGSAIDEIVRGSISWSSLWRYILYIIGILAVIYYITYIWMHKLFGGANLVERLLRTRFMNHLLRMTPPFFERNRTGDLMARATNDLRSVASTAGFGMLTLTDSTVYLSVVLVAMGTLISWKLTLAAILPLPFIALAMSIYGKAVHERYTLAQDAFGDMNDQVLESVAGIRVIRAYVQERMDEKRFADITDDVFRKNLAVARMDALFEPTIRLCVGLSYVIGLGYGIYLVFHNDITLGELVSFNMYLGMMIWPMFAIGELINIMQRGSASLDRVNETLDVQPDVQDAAQPVPVDRLESIRMKDVTFRYPTSTIDNLSHVSLELKRGETLGVVGRTGSGKSTLLKQLLHEYPTGSGDILISGIRLEDIAVEQLHSWIGYVPQEQILFSKSVRENIQFGKPHADDDDIMEAIRTAAFDQDLGTLSDGLDTLVGEKGIALSGGQKQRVSLARAFIGDPDILLLDDALSAVDARTEARIIDNIRRKRSGKTTLISTHRLSAVEHADRIVVLEQGRIIEEGTHSELLQADGWYRQQYERQQVESDLTSGEVS from the coding sequence TTGTTTTCGGTACTTAAAAATTTGAGCTGGTTTTTTAAAAGAGAACGAAGCCGATACTCCATTGGATTGTTTTTGCTGATAGCCGTTGGTGTGCTGGAGCTTGCTCCACCTCGGCTGCTTGGTAGTGCCATTGATGAAATTGTGCGTGGTTCAATTTCCTGGTCCTCACTTTGGCGTTATATTTTGTACATCATAGGCATTCTAGCCGTCATCTACTACATTACGTACATATGGATGCACAAGCTGTTTGGTGGTGCCAATCTGGTGGAACGCCTACTGCGCACACGCTTTATGAATCATCTGCTGCGAATGACCCCTCCATTTTTTGAACGCAACCGCACTGGGGATCTGATGGCTCGTGCCACGAACGACCTTCGCTCCGTAGCAAGTACAGCGGGCTTCGGCATGCTGACACTGACAGACTCTACGGTCTATCTGAGCGTGGTATTAGTTGCCATGGGCACTCTAATCAGTTGGAAGTTGACACTGGCAGCTATCCTGCCCCTACCTTTTATCGCACTGGCTATGAGCATTTACGGTAAAGCCGTTCACGAGCGTTACACACTGGCACAAGATGCATTTGGTGATATGAACGATCAGGTGTTGGAATCCGTGGCAGGTATCCGAGTCATTCGCGCCTATGTGCAAGAACGAATGGACGAAAAGCGTTTCGCCGATATTACCGACGATGTATTTCGTAAAAATCTGGCTGTCGCTCGGATGGATGCCCTCTTTGAACCAACAATTCGTTTATGTGTAGGACTTAGCTACGTCATTGGACTCGGGTATGGTATTTATCTGGTATTTCATAACGATATCACGCTAGGCGAACTGGTCTCCTTTAATATGTATCTAGGAATGATGATTTGGCCGATGTTTGCCATTGGAGAGCTGATTAACATTATGCAGCGCGGTAGCGCTTCCTTGGACCGAGTTAATGAAACTCTCGATGTCCAGCCAGATGTTCAAGATGCAGCTCAACCTGTTCCAGTGGATCGCCTCGAATCCATCAGGATGAAAGACGTTACCTTCCGTTACCCTACCTCTACTATTGACAATCTGTCACATGTGAGTCTGGAGCTCAAACGCGGAGAAACGCTAGGTGTCGTCGGTAGAACAGGCAGTGGGAAATCCACGCTGCTCAAACAGCTACTACATGAATATCCGACGGGTAGTGGTGATATTTTAATCTCCGGCATACGTCTAGAGGACATTGCAGTAGAACAACTACACAGCTGGATCGGCTACGTGCCGCAAGAGCAAATTTTGTTTTCCAAATCGGTGCGCGAGAACATTCAATTCGGAAAACCTCATGCAGATGACGACGACATTATGGAAGCTATCCGTACTGCTGCCTTCGACCAGGATTTAGGTACCCTGTCTGATGGGCTGGATACACTGGTCGGAGAAAAAGGTATCGCCCTGTCCGGCGGCCAGAAGCAGCGTGTTTCGCTGGCGCGCGCCTTTATCGGTGATCCGGATATTCTATTGCTCGACGATGCACTATCTGCAGTAGATGCCCGGACGGAAGCAAGGATTATTGACAATATCCGACGTAAGCGCTCGGGTAAAACAACCTTGATCTCCACCCACCGCCTTTCCGCTGTAGAACATGCAGACCGGATCGTCGTGCTGGAGCAAGGACGCATTATTGAGGAAGGGACCCACAGCGAGCTACTTCAGGCTGACGGATGGTACCGACAACAGTATGAACGGCAACAAGTGGAATCTGATCTGACCTCAGGGGAGGTATCCTAA
- a CDS encoding HesB/YadR/YfhF family protein, with protein MSIQVTEPAAQWYIKELSLNRGDSIRFFVRYSSGGGLHPGFSLGIAVEPPQHPVLQHEAAGITFYMEDQDYWYLKGHHLEVKYLEEHDDIIYTYVEDEQP; from the coding sequence ATGAGCATACAGGTAACTGAACCTGCGGCACAGTGGTACATTAAGGAGCTTAGTTTGAATCGTGGAGATTCGATCCGTTTTTTTGTTCGCTATAGCTCTGGCGGTGGGTTGCATCCAGGCTTTTCTCTGGGAATTGCCGTAGAGCCGCCGCAGCACCCCGTATTACAGCATGAAGCGGCTGGCATTACGTTTTATATGGAGGACCAGGATTACTGGTATCTGAAGGGCCATCATCTGGAAGTTAAGTATTTGGAGGAACATGATGACATTATTTACACCTATGTTGAGGATGAACAACCTTAG
- a CDS encoding YpdA family putative bacillithiol disulfide reductase: MHDVIIIGGGPCGLSAAIECSRRGLQTVIIEKSNIVHSIFLYPTNMQFFSTAELLEIGDVPFSTPNDKPYRHEALAYYRKVATHYNLNIQHYEEAQSIHRQDDGTFTVHTLSKGEITKTYSSRYVVVATGYFDHPNYLGIPGEQLDKVTHYFSEAHPYTGTRVAVIGGSNSAVDAAMELVRVGATIDMVYRRSELSQYIKPWVRPLFDSMVQKGKITLHLGARITEIHPDHVIVNPLDTEAFRLENDFVLALTGFHPERKLLESVGVHMAEDLDKPEFNPATMETNIPGVYVAGVIASGSNANEVFIETGRWHGRQIAEHIQS, from the coding sequence ATGCACGACGTAATCATTATCGGTGGCGGACCCTGCGGACTATCCGCTGCAATCGAATGCAGCCGCAGAGGTTTGCAAACTGTCATTATTGAAAAAAGCAACATCGTTCACTCCATTTTTCTGTATCCGACGAACATGCAGTTTTTTAGCACCGCCGAACTACTGGAAATCGGTGATGTTCCATTCAGCACCCCTAATGACAAACCTTATCGTCATGAAGCACTGGCGTACTATCGTAAGGTAGCCACTCATTATAACTTGAACATTCAGCATTATGAGGAGGCCCAGTCCATTCATCGCCAGGATGACGGTACATTTACCGTACATACCCTGAGCAAAGGAGAAATAACCAAAACGTATTCGTCCCGTTATGTCGTAGTGGCTACAGGATATTTTGATCATCCGAACTATTTAGGCATTCCCGGGGAACAATTGGATAAAGTCACGCACTATTTCAGCGAAGCCCATCCCTATACAGGAACCCGGGTCGCAGTCATCGGTGGCAGTAACTCTGCGGTAGATGCTGCGATGGAATTGGTCCGGGTCGGAGCTACGATTGATATGGTATATCGTCGAAGCGAGTTGTCCCAATACATCAAGCCGTGGGTACGTCCACTGTTTGACAGTATGGTACAAAAAGGGAAAATCACGCTGCACTTAGGCGCACGCATTACCGAAATCCATCCAGATCATGTCATAGTCAATCCGCTGGACACTGAAGCATTCCGACTCGAGAATGATTTTGTACTGGCACTGACCGGATTTCACCCGGAACGAAAACTGCTGGAGTCTGTCGGCGTTCACATGGCTGAGGATCTGGACAAACCAGAATTTAATCCTGCCACGATGGAAACGAACATCCCAGGTGTATATGTCGCCGGGGTCATCGCTTCAGGCAGCAATGCCAATGAAGTTTTTATTGAAACAGGCCGCTGGCACGGGCGACAAATCGCCGAACATATCCAAAGCTAA
- a CDS encoding ABC transporter ATP-binding protein: MKPNIGKRLFQYALTSKAGFIAALIALAIGVAAELAGPFIAKTMIDDHMLAIEKPFYETTRVDGTVSYAGTHFKREDRFESGETKGREARILQVGKSFVFVDGSVQVADGNRSFTNGTLTVTRDSDTFRYEAKALTADELYSFYKPEMPGIFQLIGWYCFFLVISIFAEFGKTYWLQSSANKVIQKLRLDLYAHIQRLPVYFFDNLPAGKVVSRVTNDTEAVKDLFVAVLSNFTSGIVTMAGVYVALFLLDFRLGLISLFIVPLLILWIVLYRKVATRYNTIIRSRLSEINAIINESIQGMSIIRVFRHQKQTQQEFEELNDDYMKHQNKMLNLNAFTSHNLVNVLRNLAFAVVLWYFGSEALGTTGSAVSLGVLYAFVDVLGRLFQPMTGMVNQLAVLDTSIVSSGRVFELMDETGEPVTDGTMPRYKGQVEFNDVSFAYKKDDVLKHISFTAQPGQTVALVGHTGSGKSSIINLLFRFYDPQKGTITIDGTSVKDIPKQWLRHHMGIVLQDPYLFTGTVASNVSLEDSRITREQVNKALHDVGADKLLAHLPQGFDEPVIEKGSTLSAGQRQLISFARALAFDPAILILDEATANIDTETEALIQSALEVLKKGRTTFIIAHRLSTIRSADQILVLHRGEIVERGSHDELMAQGGRYFQMYQLQSGTVATESDSISATPPAQDDLLTGKVSI, from the coding sequence ATGAAACCCAATATCGGCAAAAGGCTATTCCAGTACGCGCTGACGAGCAAAGCAGGTTTTATCGCCGCTCTCATCGCTTTGGCTATCGGAGTAGCCGCCGAGCTGGCTGGTCCCTTCATCGCCAAAACGATGATCGACGACCATATGCTCGCTATTGAAAAACCATTTTATGAAACAACTCGTGTGGACGGCACTGTAAGTTATGCTGGAACCCACTTTAAGCGTGAAGATCGCTTTGAGTCCGGGGAGACTAAAGGTCGCGAAGCGAGGATTTTACAAGTTGGTAAATCTTTCGTATTTGTCGATGGCTCGGTTCAAGTGGCTGACGGTAACCGCTCCTTCACAAACGGAACGCTGACTGTGACACGCGACTCCGACACCTTTCGCTATGAAGCTAAGGCTCTGACAGCTGATGAACTGTATAGCTTTTACAAACCGGAAATGCCCGGTATCTTTCAGCTGATTGGCTGGTATTGCTTCTTCCTGGTTATTTCCATTTTTGCTGAATTCGGCAAAACATACTGGCTGCAATCCTCGGCGAACAAGGTCATACAAAAGCTTCGGCTTGATCTCTACGCTCACATCCAGCGGCTGCCAGTTTACTTTTTTGATAACTTGCCTGCAGGCAAAGTCGTATCCCGTGTTACGAATGACACTGAGGCAGTCAAAGATTTGTTTGTGGCTGTGCTCTCCAATTTCACTTCAGGGATTGTGACGATGGCAGGGGTATATGTTGCACTCTTTTTGCTGGACTTCAGACTGGGTCTTATCTCTCTGTTTATTGTACCGTTACTGATCTTGTGGATTGTATTGTATCGCAAGGTCGCCACCCGCTATAATACGATCATTCGGTCCAGACTCAGTGAAATTAATGCGATTATCAATGAATCGATTCAAGGGATGTCCATTATTCGCGTGTTCCGCCACCAGAAACAAACGCAGCAAGAGTTTGAGGAACTGAATGATGACTATATGAAGCATCAGAATAAAATGCTGAATTTGAACGCCTTCACTTCGCACAACTTAGTCAACGTGTTGAGAAATCTCGCCTTTGCCGTCGTGCTGTGGTATTTTGGATCTGAGGCGCTCGGAACTACAGGTAGTGCTGTTTCACTAGGCGTATTGTATGCCTTCGTCGATGTATTGGGACGACTCTTCCAACCTATGACGGGTATGGTCAACCAACTCGCTGTACTGGATACTTCCATCGTATCCTCAGGACGCGTATTTGAGTTGATGGACGAAACTGGAGAGCCGGTGACGGACGGCACGATGCCGCGCTACAAAGGCCAGGTAGAGTTTAACGACGTTTCCTTTGCCTACAAAAAGGATGATGTACTTAAACATATTTCCTTTACAGCACAGCCCGGGCAAACAGTTGCCCTTGTCGGACATACCGGATCAGGCAAAAGTTCGATTATCAACCTGCTATTCCGGTTCTATGATCCGCAAAAAGGAACGATCACCATTGACGGAACGTCTGTCAAAGACATCCCTAAGCAATGGCTTCGCCATCATATGGGTATTGTTCTTCAAGATCCATATTTGTTTACAGGTACGGTAGCCTCTAATGTCAGTCTCGAAGACAGCCGAATCACGAGAGAACAGGTGAATAAAGCGCTGCATGACGTTGGAGCCGACAAATTGCTGGCCCATTTGCCGCAAGGATTCGATGAGCCTGTTATTGAAAAAGGCAGCACCTTATCAGCCGGGCAACGCCAGCTTATTTCCTTCGCTCGTGCACTAGCCTTTGATCCCGCAATTTTAATTCTGGATGAAGCTACTGCCAATATTGACACCGAAACGGAAGCGCTCATCCAATCCGCTCTTGAGGTGCTCAAGAAGGGACGTACGACCTTTATCATTGCTCACCGTTTGTCCACCATTCGCAGTGCGGATCAAATTTTGGTACTGCATCGGGGTGAAATTGTTGAACGGGGTAGCCATGACGAGCTTATGGCCCAAGGCGGGCGTTACTTCCAAATGTATCAGCTCCAGTCGGGAACAGTTGCAACAGAATCAGATTCAATCTCTGCTACGCCTCCTGCGCAAGATGACTTGCTTACTGGCAAAGTCAGCATTTAA
- a CDS encoding metalloregulator ArsR/SmtB family transcription factor, which translates to MQLDKMVNYHKALADPTRMRILLLLSRGEMHGQALAKKLNLSQPTVTHHASKLREAGLIKERRDKNTVYFTLNPELIRQHAEATVQFIFEKGEGEEEMSELNETLEASVLRNFFSKDGKLRQIPAQYKKKLIVLQMLAEKLEPGRMYPERELNEWIKQYHEDFATIRRELIMHQFMYREREMYELNPREMWTRWDQVR; encoded by the coding sequence ATGCAACTGGATAAAATGGTCAATTATCATAAAGCACTTGCTGATCCAACGCGAATGCGCATATTACTTCTTTTGTCACGTGGGGAGATGCATGGCCAAGCTTTGGCGAAAAAGCTGAATTTATCCCAGCCGACTGTTACACATCATGCTTCCAAACTCCGTGAGGCTGGGTTGATTAAGGAACGACGTGATAAAAACACGGTATATTTTACACTGAATCCAGAGCTGATCCGGCAGCATGCCGAGGCGACGGTACAATTTATTTTCGAAAAAGGAGAGGGGGAGGAAGAGATGTCAGAGTTGAATGAAACGCTGGAGGCGTCGGTCTTACGCAATTTTTTTTCCAAGGACGGCAAGTTGCGCCAAATCCCTGCACAGTATAAGAAAAAATTGATTGTACTTCAGATGCTGGCAGAAAAGTTGGAGCCAGGCCGTATGTATCCTGAACGTGAATTAAACGAGTGGATCAAGCAATACCATGAGGATTTTGCAACGATTCGGCGTGAGCTGATTATGCATCAGTTTATGTACAGGGAACGGGAAATGTACGAATTGAACCCGCGTGAGATGTGGACACGCTGGGATCAGGTACGCTAA